One segment of Takifugu rubripes chromosome 5, fTakRub1.2, whole genome shotgun sequence DNA contains the following:
- the LOC777984 gene encoding myosin heavy chain, fast skeletal muscle isoform X2 encodes MSSDAEMAQYGPAAVYLRKPEKERLEAQNRPFDARTACFVPDAKELYVKGIVQSREGGQVIVKTQADETVKVKEEDCLPMNPPKYDKIEDMAMMTHLNEPSVLFNLKERYAAWMIYTYSGLFCATVNPYKWLPVYDPQVVAAYRGKKRMEAPPHIFSVSDNAYQNMLTDRENQSVLITGESGAGKTVNTKRVIQYFATIAVSGGDKKEQSGKMQGTLEDQIISANPLLEAFGNAKTVRNDNSSRFGKFIRIHFGTTGKLSSADIETYLLEKSRVTFQLSEERSYHIFYQIMTGHKPELIEMLLITTNPYDFPMISQGQISVQSIDDKEELLATDMATDILGFTNEEKVSIYKLTGAVMHYGNMKFKQKQREEQAEPDGTEVADKVAFLMGLNSADLLKGLCYPRVKVGNEYVTKGQTVPQVTNAVGALAKSVYEKMFLWMVIRINEMLDTKQPRQFFIGVLDIAGFEIFDFNSMEQLCINFTNEKLQQFFNHHMFVLEQEEYKKEGIDWEFIDFGMDLAACIELIEKPMGIFSILEEECMFPKATDVSFKNKLYDQHLGKNNAFQKPKVVKGKPEAHFSLLHYAGTVDYNISGWLEKNKDPLNESVVQLYQKSSIKLLAVLYASFSGAEADSGGDAGGKGGKKGGKKKSGSFQTVSAVFRENLGKLMTNLRSTHPHFVRCLIPNESKTPGIMDNHLVIHQLRCNGVLEGIRICRKGFPSRILYADFKQRYRILNASAIPEGQFIDGKKASEKLLGSIDVDHTQYRFGSTKVFFKAGLLGTLEELRDEKLASLVTQTQALCRGYVMRKEFNNLIARRDCVWILQYNLRSFMNVKHWPWMKLFFKIKPLLKSAKTEKEMATMKDDFIKCKDDLAKSEAKRKELEEKMVSLLQEKNNLLLQVQSDSENLCDAEERCEGLIKSKIQLEAKLKEVSERLEDEEDVTAELTAKKHKLEDECSELKKDVDDLEMTLAKVEKEKHATENKMKNLMDELSGQDENIGKLTKEKRALQEAHQQVLDDLQAGEDKVNTLTKAKSKLEQQVNDLEGSLEQEKKIRMDLERAKRKLEGDLKITQESVMDLENDKQQSEEKIKKKEFENNQLLSKIADEQAMNNQLQKKMKELHARIEELEEEVEAERAVRAKIEKQRSDLLREIEEISERLEEAGGATTAQVEINKRREAEFLKLRRDLEESTLHHEATTAALRKKHADSMAELGEQVDNLQRIRQKLEKEKSELKMEIDDLSINMENVAKAKVNLEKMCRSLEDQQMELKTKNDEHMRQLTDVINQRARFQTENAEFSRQMEERESLISQLTRGKQGFTTQIDELKRLIDEESKAKNALAHSLQSARHDCDLLREQFEEEQEAKAELQRSLSKANSEVALWRNKYETDAIQRTEELEEAKKKLAQRLQEAEEQIEAVNSKCASLEKTKQRLQSEMEDLMVDMEKSNSMAASLDKRQRTFDKIQAEWKQKYEESQAELESLQKESRSLNTELFKLKNSYEEALDHLETMKRENKNLQQEVSDLTEQVGESGKTIHELEKFKKQAETEKYEMQTSLEEAEASVEQEESKILRVQMEFNQVKAEIDRKLAEKDEEMDQMKRNHQRVMESIQATLDAEVRSRNDALRVKKKMECDLNEMEIQMSHANRQAAEAQKQLRNIQGQLKDAQIHLDDSTRGQDDMKEQVAMMERRTALLQAEVEELRAAVEQTERSRKLAEQELVDASERAGLLHSQNTSLLNTKKKLESDITQLHSEIEEALQEARNVEEKAKKAITDAAMMAEELRKEQDTSANLERMKKNLEAIVKDLQHRLDEAENLAMKGGKKQLQKLEARVRELETELEAEQKRCSEAVKGVRKYERKVKELTYQSDEDKKNNIRLQDLVDKLQNKMKIYKRQAEEAEEQSNVHASRFRKVQHDLEEAEERADTAESLANRMRAKSREIGSKAQDGKVE; translated from the exons ATGAGCAGCGACGCAGAGATGGCCCAGTACGGCCCGGCGGCTGTCTACCTCCGCAAACCTGAGAAGGAGCGTTTGGAGGCCCAGAACCGCCCGTTTGACGCCCGCACAGCCTGTTTTGTCCCCGATGCTAAGGAGCTGTACGTGAAAGGCATCGTGCAGAGCCGAGAGGGCGGCCAGGTCATCGTGAAGACACAAGCTGATGAG ACCGTGAAAGTCAAAGAGGAGGACTGTCTCCCAATGAATCCGCCGAAGTACGATAAAATCGAGGACATGGCCATGATGACGCACCTCAACGAGCCGTCGGTGCTGTTTAACCTCAAAGAGCGCTATGCCGCCTGGATGATTTAC ACCTACTCGGGGCTCTTCTGCGCCACCGTCAATCCCTACAAATGGCTGCCGGTCTACGACCCCCAGGTGGTGGCGGCCTACAGAGGGAAGAAGCGGATGGAGGCGCCGCCTCACATCTTCTCTGTTTCTGATAACGCTTATCAAAACATGCTGACAG ATCGTGAGAACCAGTCTGTCCTGATCAC CGGAGAATCTGGTGCAGGGAAAACCGTCAACACCAAACGTGTCATCCAGTACTTCGCGACAATCGCGGTTTCTGGTGGCGATAAGAAGGAACAATCTGGTAAAATGCag GGGACGCTGGAAGATCAAATCATTTCAGCCAATCCACTGCTGGAGGCTTTTGGGAATGCCAAGACTGTGAGGAACGACAACTCTTCACGCTTT GGTAAATTCATCAGGATTCACTTCGGAACCACAGGAAAACTGTCGTCCGCTGACATTGAGACCT ACCTGCTGGAGAAGTCCAGAGTCACGTTCCAGCtgtctgaggagaggagctACCATATCTTCTACCAGATTATGACTGGACACAAACCCGAGCTCATAG agaTGCTTCTCATCACAACCAACCCCTACGACTTCCCCATGATCAGTCAGGGTCAGATCTCCGTGCAGAGCATTGACGACAAAGAGGAGCTGTTGGCCACAGAC ATGGCCACTGACATCCTGGGCTTCACCAACGAAGAGAAAGTCTCCATCTACAAGCTGACGGGTGCAGTGATGCATTATGGGAACATGAAGTTTAAGCAGAAGCAGCGAGAAGAACAGGCGGAGCCGGACGGCACCGAGG TGGCCGACAAAGTGGCCTTTCTCATGGGCCTGAACTCAGCCGATTTGCTGAAAGGCCTCTGCTACCCTCGAGTCAAAGTGGGGAACGAATATGTGACCAAAGGTCAGACCGTCCCCCAG GTGACCAATGCAGTCGGTGCTCTGGCCAAGTCCGTGTACGAGAAGATGTTCCTATGGATGGTGATCAGGATCAACGAGATGCTGGACACCAAGCAGCCCCGGCAGTTCTTCATCGGAGTGTTGGACATCGCTGGGTTTGAGATATTCGAT TTCAACAGCATGGAGCAGCTGTGCATCAATTTCACCAATGAGAAGCTGCAACAGTTTTTCAATCAtcacatgtttgtgttggaACAAGAAGAGTACAAGAAGGAGGGGATTGACTGGGAGTTCATCGATTTTGGGATGGATTTAGCCGCCTGCATTGAGCTCATTGAAAAG CCAATGGGGATCTTCTCCATCCTGGAAGAGGAGTGCATGTTCCCCAAGGCCACAGACGTTTCCTTTAAGAACAAACTCTACGACCAGCATCTCGGGAAAAACAACGCCTTCCAAAAGCCGAAGGTGGTCAAAGGCAAACCCGAGGCTCACTTCTCTCTGCTTCACTACGCCGGCACGGTCGACTACAACATCTCCGGATGGCTGGAGAAGAACAAGGACCCGCTGAACGAGTCTGTGGTGCAGCTTTACCAGAAGTCTTCCATCAAACTGCTGGCTGTGCTGTATGCTTCGTTCTCCGGTGCAGAAGCAG ACTCgggtggagatgctggaggcaaaggtggaaagaaaggaggaaagaagaaaagtggCTCTTTTCAAACGGTGTCGGCAGTTTTCAGG gaaaATCTCGGGAAACTGATGACCAACCTGAGGAGCACCCACCCCCACTTTGTGCGTTGCCTGATTCCCAATGAGTCCAAAACTCCAG GGATCATGGACAATCACCTGGTCATTCACCAGCTACGCTGCAACGGCGTGCTGGAGGGAATCCGGATCTGTAGGAAGGGCTTCCCCAGCAGGATTCTCTATGCTGACTTCAAGCAAAG gtacAGGATCCTGAATGCCAGTGCCATCCCAGAAGGACAGTTCATCGATGGAAAGAAAGCTTCTGAGAAGCTTCTGGGTTCGATCGACGTCGACCACACACAGTACAGATTTGGCTCCACGAAG GTTTTCTTCAAAGCTGGACTCCTCGGAACTCTGGAGGAGCTGCGAGATGAAAAACTAGCTTCTCTGGTGACCCAGACTCAAGCGCTCTGTCGTGGTTACGTCATGAGGAAAGAATTCAACAATTTAATCGCACGGCG GGATTGCGTCTGGATTCTGCAGTACAACTTGCGCTCCTTCATGAACGTGAAACATTGGCCGTGGATGAAGCTGTTCTTCAAAATAAAGCCGCTTCTGAAGAGCGCGAAGACTGAAAAGGAGATGGCAACCATGAAGGACGACTTCATCAAGTGTAAGGACGATCTGGCCAAGTCCGAGGCCAAGAGAAAGGAGCTGGAAGAGAAGATGGTCTCtcttctgcaggagaaaaataACCTTCTCCTTCAAGTGCAGTCA GATTCGGAGAATCTCTGTGATGCTGAAGAGAGGTGTGAAGGCTTGATCAAGAGTAAAATCCAGCTGGAGGCCAAACTCAAAGAGGTGAGCGAGAggctggaggacgaggaggacgttACAGCCGAGCTGACGGCCAAGAAGCATAAGCTGGAGGATGAATGTTCTGAGCTGAAAAAAGACGTCGATGACCTGGAGATGACGCTGGCTAAAGTGGAGAAGGAGAAACATGCCACGGAGAACAAG atgAAAAATCTAATGGACGAGCTGAGTGGTCAGGATGAGAACATTGGCAAACTGACAAAGGAAAAGAGAGCCCTTCAGGAAGCccatcagcaggttctggatgACCTTCAGGCTGGGGAAGATAAGGTCAACACCTTGACCAAAGCCAAGTCCAAACTGGAACAGCAAGTGAATGAC CTTGAAGGTTcactggagcaggagaagaagattCGGATGGACCTGGAGCGAGccaagaggaagctggagggagACCTGAAGATCACTCAGGAGTCTGTGATGGACCTCGAGAATGACAAACAGCAATCTGAGGAGAAGATTAAGAA GAAAGAATTTGAGAACAATCAGCTGCTGAGCAAGATCGCAGATGAGCAGGCGATGAACAACCAGCttcagaagaagatgaaggagctTCAT GCTCGcattgaggagctggaggaggaagtcGAGGCCGAGCGAGCCGTCCGTGCGAAGATCGAGAAGCAACGTTCCGACCTTCTGCGAGAGATCGAGGAGATCAGTGAGCgtctggaggaggctggaggagccaCCACCGCTCAGGTCGAGATAAACAAGAGGAGGGAAGCCGAGTTCCTGAAGCTGCGACGCGACCTGGAGGAGTCGACGCTGCACCACGAGGCCACAACCGCTGCGCTGCGCAAGAAGCACGCGGACAGCATGGCGGAGCTGGGCGAGCAGGTGGACAACCTCCAGAGGATCaggcagaagctggagaaggagaagagtgAGCTGAAAATGGAGATCGACGACTTGAGCATTAACATGGAAAACGTCGCAAAAGCCAAA GTCAACCTGGAGAAGATGTGTCGCTCACTGGAAGATCAGCAGATGGAGCTGAAGACCAAGAACGATGAACACATGCGTCAACTTACAGATGTGATCAATCAGAGGGCTCGCTTCCAAACTGAAAACG CCGAATTTTCTCGACAAATGGAGGAACGAGAAAGCCTCATCTCCCAGCTGACGAGAGGGAAGCAGGGATTCACCACACAAATCGATGAGTTGAAAAGGCTCATTGATGAGGAGTCAAAG GCGAAGAACGCCCTGGCTCACAGTTTGCAGTCGGCCAGACACGACTGCGATTTGCTTCGTGAGCAGtttgaggaggaacaggaggccaaagctgagctgcagcggagtCTGTCCAAGGCCAACAGCGAGGTGGCGCTGTGGAGGAACAAGTACGAGACGGACGCCATCCAGCGCACCGAGGAGCTCGAGGAGGCCAA gaagaagctggcTCAGCGTCTCcaggaggctgaggagcagatCGAAGCCGTGAACTCCAAGTGCGCCTCGCTGGAGAAGACCAAACAGCGTCTCCAGAGCGAGATGGAGGATCTCATGGTGGACATGGAGAAATCCAACAGCATGGCCGCCAGTTTGGACAAGAGACAGAGAACCTTTGATAAG ATCCAGGCTGAGTGGAAGCAAAAGTATGAAGAGTCGCAGGCGGAGCTCGAGAGTTTGCAGAAAGAATCTCGATCTCTGAATACCGAACTTTTCAAACTGAAGAATTCATATGAAGAAGCTCTGGATCACTTGGAGAccatgaaaagagaaaataaaaacctgcaAC AGGAGGTGTCAGACCTGACAGAGCAAGTCGGTGAGAGCGGAAAGACGATTCACGAACTGGAGAAGTTCAAGAAGCAGGCAGAGACCGAAAAATATGAGATGCAAACGTcactggaggaggcagag GCTTCCGTGGAGCAAGAGGAGTCAAAGATCCTGCGAGTGCAGATGGAGTTCAACCAGGTCAAGGCTGAAATCGACAGGAAGTTGGCAGAAAAAGACGAGGAAATGgatcagatgaagaggaaccaCCAGagggtgatggagtccatccagGCCACTCTGGACGCTGAGGTCCGGAGCAGGAACGATGCCCTGAgggtgaagaagaagatggagtgTGACCTGAATGAGATGGAGATTCAGATGAGCCACGCCAACAGGCAGGCAGCTGAGGCCCAGAAACAGCTGAGGAACATCCAGGGACAGCTGAAG GATGCCCAAATTCACCTGGATGACTCCACAAGGGGGCAGGATGACATGAAGGAGCAGGTGGCCATGATGGAACGCAGGACAGCTTTGTtgcaggctgaggttgaagagCTTCGCGCAGCGGTGGAGCAGACGGAGCGCAGCCGGAAACTGGCTGAGCAGGAACTGGTGGACGCCAGCGAGCGGGCGGGTCTGCTGCACTCGCAG AACACCAGTCTCCTCAACACCAAGAAGAAGCTGGAGTCTGATATAACGCAGCTTCACTCTGAGATTGAGGAGGCTCTTCAGGAGGCCAGAAACGTAGAGGAGAAAGCCAAGAAGGCCATCACCGAC GCCGCCATGATGGCTGAGGAGCTGAGGAAAGAGCAGGACACCAGTGCAAAtctggagaggatgaagaagaaccTGGAGGCCATCGTCAAGGACCTGCAGCATCGCTTGGATGAGGCAGAAAACTTGGCcatgaaagggggaaaaaaacagcttcaGAAATTGGAGGCCAGA GTCCGAGAGCTGGAAACTGAGCTCGAAGCGGAGCAGAAACGTTGTTCAGAGGCGGTCAAAGGCGTACGCAAATATGAGAGGAAGGTCAAAGAGCTGACTTATCAG TCTGACgaagacaagaaaaacaacatccGTCTGCAAGATTTGGTGGACAAACTTCAGAACAAGATGAAGATCTACAAGCGACAGGCCGAAGAAGCC gaggagcagagtaACGTCCACGCCAGCCGATTCAGGAAGGTCCAGCACGACCTGGAGGAAGCTGAGGAGAGAGCCGACACGGCTGAGTCGCTGGCCAACAGGATGAGAGCCAAGAGTCGTGAGATCGGGTCCAAG GCTCAGGACGGTAAAGTGGAGTAG